A section of the Flavobacterium ardleyense genome encodes:
- a CDS encoding DNA polymerase ligase N-terminal domain-containing protein — protein MDLQTYNKKRDFDKTKEPKGRTKKSQGALRFVVQKHAASHLHYDFRLEIDGVLVSWAVPKGPSADPADRRLAVHVENHPMDYINFEGTIPEGEYGGGTVMVWDTGTYHAEGNEDIKKDNSLMQKQIEDGSIKIVLEGTKLKGTWHLVKMKGDDKNWLLMKNKSDALSKQKEFTSKSILSDRTMDEISESNTEWSTEAEHQKEDTENLQKKN, from the coding sequence AAACGCGATTTCGATAAAACTAAAGAGCCAAAGGGGCGAACTAAAAAATCTCAAGGTGCACTTCGCTTTGTAGTGCAAAAACATGCAGCGTCGCATTTGCACTACGATTTCCGGTTGGAAATCGATGGTGTTTTAGTAAGTTGGGCAGTACCTAAAGGTCCATCTGCAGATCCTGCTGACAGAAGATTGGCCGTTCATGTTGAAAATCATCCGATGGATTACATCAATTTTGAAGGTACCATCCCAGAAGGAGAATATGGTGGCGGCACAGTGATGGTTTGGGATACTGGAACGTATCATGCGGAAGGTAATGAGGACATCAAAAAGGATAATTCCCTGATGCAAAAACAAATTGAGGATGGTTCAATTAAAATAGTTCTTGAAGGCACCAAATTAAAAGGCACCTGGCATTTAGTAAAAATGAAAGGTGATGACAAGAATTGGCTTTTAATGAAGAACAAATCTGATGCGCTGAGCAAGCAGAAAGAATTTACCTCAAAGTCTATCCTTAGCGATAGAACTATGGATGAAATTTCAGAATCCAACACCGAATGGTCTACAGAAGCTGAACATCAAAAAGAAGATACAGAAAATCTTCAAAAAAAAAATTAA